AGGCGAGGGAGTCGGCGGTGGTGCCGGGGCGCGGGTGTTCGTCGTGGTCGAGGACCACGAGGCCGTTGCGGTCCCTGACGGGGACGACCGAGCGGTCGAAGCGGCCCTCCTTCCAGGCGGTGGCGGCGCGCTCCTGGGACAGGGCTGCGTACTCGTCCACGTCGCGGCGGGAGAAGCCCTCGAGGGTGGCGATGAGGTCGGCGCCGATGCCCTGCGGCACGAAGTTCACCGCGAGGTTCGTCATCGGGTCGTTGAACCAGGCGCCGCCGTCGGAGGCCATCGGGACGCGGGACATGGACTCCACGCCGCCGGCGAGGACGAGGTCCTCGAAGCCGGAGCGGACCTTGGCGGCGGCCATGTTCACGGCCTCCAGGCCGGAGGCACAGAAGCGGTTCTCCTGGACGCCCGCGACCGTGTCCGGCAGCCCGGCCGCGATCGCGGCGATCCGGGCGATGTCGGAGCCCTGGTCGCCGACCGGGCCGACGACGCCCAGCACGATGTCGTCGATCGCGGCCGGGTCGAGGTCCGGGAAGCGGCTCCGGATCTCGTGGATGAGGCCGACGACCAGGTCGATGGGTTTCGTGCCGTGCAGGGCGCCGTTCGCCTTGCCACGGCCGCGCGGGGTGCGGATCGCGTCGTACACGTACGCTTCGGTGCTCACTGGCGTGCCTTTCGGGAGGGTGGGCCGGGCGGCGGGCGGGGTCAGACGCCGTCCGTGCCGGGGGCGTCGTTCGCGAGTTCGGGCAGGCCCCACTCCCGTGCCACCGCCCCGGCGCCGGCGCCCGGCAGGGCGGGGCCGGTGCGGACGGCGGTGGGGGTGGCGGAGAAGCGGGGGGCGGGGGCCGGTTGGGTGATGCCGGCGTGGTCGGTGAAGGTGCCGCGGGCGGCCAGGTGCGGGTGGTGCGGGGCCTCCCCGAGGGACAGCACGGGGGCCACGCAGGCGTCGGAGCCGTCGAAGACGGCCGTCCAGTGCGCGCGGGTGCGGGACCTGAAGCGGGCGGCGACCCGCTCGCGCAGCTCGCCCCAGCGGGCGGGGTCGGTGCGGGCGGCCCCGGCCGGGTCGTCCAGGCCTAGCAGGCGCAGGAACTCCTCGTAGAAGCGCTCCTCCAGGGCGCCGACCGCCATGTACCGGCCGTCGGCGGTCCCGTAGGTGCCGTAGTACGGGCAGCCGCCGTCCAGGAGGTTGGCGCCGCGCCGGTCCTGCCAGCCGCCGGCGGCCAGCATGCCGTGGATCATCGCGGACAGGTGCGCCGTGCCGTCGACGACGGCGGCGTCCACGACCTGGCCGGTGCCGGTGGCGCGGGCGTGGTGCAGGGCGGCGAGGACGCCGACGACCAGGTAGAGGGAGCCGCCCGCGTAGTCGCCGAGCAGGTTGGCGG
This is a stretch of genomic DNA from Streptomyces sp. TG1A-8. It encodes these proteins:
- a CDS encoding acetyl-CoA C-acetyltransferase; protein product: MSTEAYVYDAIRTPRGRGKANGALHGTKPIDLVVGLIHEIRSRFPDLDPAAIDDIVLGVVGPVGDQGSDIARIAAIAAGLPDTVAGVQENRFCASGLEAVNMAAAKVRSGFEDLVLAGGVESMSRVPMASDGGAWFNDPMTNLAVNFVPQGIGADLIATLEGFSRRDVDEYAALSQERAATAWKEGRFDRSVVPVRDRNGLVVLDHDEHPRPGTTADSLASLKPSFADIGELGGFDAVALQKYHWVERIDHVHHAGNSSGIVDGASLVAIGSAEVGERYGLTPRARIVSAAVSGSEPTIMLTGPAPATRKALARAGLDIGDIDLVEINEAFAAVVLRFVKDMGLSLDKVNVNGGAIALGHPLGATGAMILGTLVDELERQDKRYGLATLCVGGGMGIATVVERI
- a CDS encoding CaiB/BaiF CoA-transferase family protein, with the protein product MTTAATPGQGPLRGVRVVELAGIGPGPFAAMLLADLGADVVRVDRPGGPGLAIDPAYDVTNRNKRSVVVDLKAPDGPARVLALAARADVLIEGYRPGVAERLGIGPEACHARNPRLVYGRMTGWGQDGPLAGRAGHDVAYIALTGTLGMIGPPDGPPAVPANLLGDYAGGSLYLVVGVLAALHHARATGTGQVVDAAVVDGTAHLSAMIHGMLAAGGWQDRRGANLLDGGCPYYGTYGTADGRYMAVGALEERFYEEFLRLLGLDDPAGAARTDPARWGELRERVAARFRSRTRAHWTAVFDGSDACVAPVLSLGEAPHHPHLAARGTFTDHAGITQPAPAPRFSATPTAVRTGPALPGAGAGAVAREWGLPELANDAPGTDGV